One Thermoplasma volcanium GSS1 genomic window carries:
- a CDS encoding aminopeptidase P family protein has protein sequence MIFDKIFEYAREADTVLIYNAGEQNRDPTFTYITQTTKGIFEGSALIVKKDKATIVTSQLEEEAARSTGMDVYIFKNGTEFQNILRDLLKDVNTVGLNYNSLSLSSYKMFLRIIPDKEFLDVSASILEARKVKNEEELKKLKEAAKIGSEILPDVLNDLKEGVTEYEVASKIVYYMMRNGASGPSFDTIVAFGQNASMPHYSPGKAKLKKGDFVLMDYGAKYEGYCSDITRTVVFGKASEEQKEMYYTVKKAQEAGMNAIRSGANGKDVDAAARNVIDSTKYKGRFIHSLGHGVGLEVHDHPALSPSLDLPLKESMVVTVEPGVYVPGVGGVRIEDDVVVKKDGFEKITSAPTYELIEVS, from the coding sequence ATGATTTTTGATAAGATTTTTGAATACGCTAGAGAAGCTGATACGGTTCTCATCTACAATGCTGGAGAGCAAAACCGGGATCCAACTTTTACTTATATTACTCAAACAACTAAGGGGATATTCGAAGGATCAGCATTAATTGTAAAAAAGGATAAGGCTACCATAGTAACCTCGCAACTTGAGGAAGAAGCAGCCAGATCAACGGGAATGGATGTTTACATTTTCAAAAATGGAACAGAATTTCAAAACATCCTTCGCGACTTGCTAAAGGATGTCAACACAGTGGGTCTTAATTATAACTCGTTGTCGCTCTCATCCTACAAGATGTTCTTGAGGATAATACCAGATAAGGAATTTCTTGATGTTTCAGCAAGTATCCTAGAGGCAAGGAAGGTAAAGAACGAGGAGGAATTAAAGAAACTCAAGGAGGCAGCAAAGATTGGAAGTGAAATACTGCCAGACGTACTCAATGATCTAAAGGAAGGTGTAACCGAGTATGAGGTTGCGTCTAAGATAGTTTATTACATGATGAGGAACGGTGCGTCTGGCCCCTCTTTTGATACTATTGTGGCATTCGGCCAAAATGCCTCCATGCCCCACTATTCACCTGGGAAAGCAAAACTCAAGAAAGGAGATTTCGTTCTAATGGACTACGGTGCAAAATATGAAGGCTACTGTTCTGACATAACAAGAACAGTGGTTTTTGGAAAAGCTAGCGAAGAACAGAAAGAAATGTATTATACTGTAAAGAAGGCCCAAGAAGCCGGAATGAACGCTATTCGTAGTGGAGCAAACGGCAAAGACGTAGATGCCGCAGCAAGAAACGTAATCGATTCAACGAAGTACAAAGGCAGATTCATACATAGCCTAGGACATGGCGTTGGCCTCGAAGTGCATGACCATCCTGCACTTTCACCTAGCTTAGATCTCCCGTTAAAGGAAAGTATGGTTGTTACTGTCGAACCCGGCGTATACGTTCCTGGCGTAGGTGGAGTAAGAATCGAAGACGACGTTGTAGTTAAGAAAGATGGATTCGAAAAGATAACTTCTGCACCAACATACGAACTAATTGAGGTTTCATGA
- the radB gene encoding DNA repair and recombination protein RadB codes for MEEISLQEKIEKLPLGVACIDGLTNGGLEAGIITEIFGEGGSGKSNVCMLAACSALRLGKKVVFIDSEGFSSERFLSICKADNSKLKVIRVFSLDDQEVAITKFSKIIEKDASYGLFILDSFSEFFRLERTGDNQSRVIDFQRQLSLLSSIAAKRKIPVLITNQIYQDIANGDILPFGGYVVDHIMKAIYRLERLPDGRRKMTVMKHRSVKEGNSVEFRIVQDGISCEVKNGN; via the coding sequence ATGGAGGAAATTTCACTGCAGGAAAAAATTGAGAAATTACCTTTAGGGGTGGCCTGCATAGACGGCCTAACCAACGGTGGCCTTGAAGCCGGCATTATAACCGAAATATTTGGAGAAGGTGGGTCAGGAAAATCTAACGTGTGTATGCTTGCTGCCTGCTCTGCTTTGAGGCTTGGGAAAAAAGTTGTATTTATAGATTCAGAGGGGTTTTCGTCTGAGAGATTTCTTTCCATATGCAAAGCTGATAATTCAAAATTAAAGGTAATCAGAGTATTCTCACTCGATGATCAAGAAGTAGCAATAACAAAGTTTTCAAAGATCATCGAGAAGGATGCGTCATATGGATTATTTATTTTAGATTCATTTTCTGAGTTTTTTAGACTAGAAAGGACAGGAGATAACCAATCAAGGGTGATAGATTTCCAGAGGCAGCTTTCTTTGCTGTCGAGCATAGCAGCCAAGAGGAAAATTCCTGTTCTTATAACTAATCAAATATATCAGGACATAGCCAATGGCGACATCCTTCCGTTCGGAGGCTATGTGGTAGATCACATTATGAAAGCCATATACAGACTGGAAAGGCTTCCCGATGGAAGGAGAAAAATGACAGTCATGAAACACCGTTCTGTAAAGGAGGGAAATTCGGTAGAATTCCGTATAGTACAGGATGGCATATCATGCGAGGTGAAGAATGGGAACTGA
- the fen gene encoding flap endonuclease-1 codes for MGTDISDIVVSHQTSLKDQANQVFAIDTYNILYQLLSNVRQYDGTPLMDSSGNVTSHLYGIFYRTVNLVENGIKPIFVFDGKPSPLKNRTLEIRQLAKEKAKAELEEAISRGEENLKQYYSRINYITPQIVNDTKELLTYMGIPYVDAPSEGEAQASYMTRKDADGVISQDYDCLLFGAKKILRNFAIYGRRKVPRKNVYRTVYPEYVMLDEVLKKNGINQDQLIEIGILVGTDFNEGIKGIGAKKALALIKKEGNIKAVLNKIGKNIENLDEIIDFFKNPPVVDVKYVFGKPDPKKIEEFLCVVHDFSRDRILEHINTYVKYYNKSVQFRLDSF; via the coding sequence ATGGGAACTGATATTTCTGACATAGTTGTATCTCACCAGACTAGTCTAAAGGATCAGGCTAACCAAGTATTCGCTATAGATACCTACAATATTCTTTACCAACTTCTGAGCAACGTCAGGCAGTACGATGGGACTCCGCTCATGGATTCTAGTGGAAACGTAACATCCCACCTCTATGGCATTTTTTATAGAACCGTTAACCTGGTCGAAAACGGCATTAAACCAATTTTCGTATTCGATGGAAAGCCCAGCCCTTTAAAAAATAGGACGCTTGAGATTAGGCAGCTAGCAAAGGAAAAGGCCAAGGCTGAACTAGAAGAGGCTATTTCTCGGGGAGAGGAAAACTTAAAGCAGTACTATTCTAGAATAAACTATATTACGCCGCAGATCGTGAATGACACGAAGGAACTTTTAACTTACATGGGCATACCTTACGTTGATGCGCCATCCGAGGGAGAGGCCCAGGCATCCTATATGACTAGGAAGGATGCAGATGGTGTGATATCTCAAGATTACGATTGCCTACTCTTTGGCGCCAAGAAAATACTTCGAAATTTTGCTATCTATGGCAGGAGGAAGGTACCGCGGAAGAACGTTTATAGAACGGTTTATCCTGAATACGTGATGCTCGACGAAGTACTGAAAAAGAATGGAATAAACCAGGATCAGTTAATCGAAATAGGAATTTTGGTGGGAACGGATTTCAATGAAGGTATAAAAGGCATAGGGGCTAAAAAAGCCCTCGCCCTAATTAAAAAGGAAGGGAATATAAAGGCAGTGTTAAACAAGATTGGTAAAAATATAGAAAATTTGGACGAGATCATAGACTTCTTCAAGAACCCGCCCGTTGTTGACGTCAAGTACGTATTTGGAAAACCAGACCCAAAAAAGATTGAAGAGTTCCTATGCGTTGTTCATGACTTTTCAAGGGATAGGATACTTGAACATATCAATACATACGTAAAGTATTATAATAAGTCTGTCCAGTTCCGGCTTGATAGTTTCTGA
- a CDS encoding MFS transporter, with the protein MESSMKFGRPERIKALTFTSLGHFTNDFNILLFSVLITYYHRYFGISLALLGAIAIIYNIISGFLSTPIGRYADKTRAYRGLMMLGIFILGVSLFLFGFSFLSASFVIWIMLIAVIFLGIGQAFYHPLGGSILNVTYGERAASALGINGAFGSIGRSALPVILVPLILLVGKAYALFVAGTYMFVAGVVIYAGLSFLKKREIPNRSREASSAANKETYLRYRGVLAIIVAMIFIRAMFLTGTTTYISQFVLDRVKSEILMSYILTISFLTAVIGQPVFGRLTEKYGGKWSISITTILSTLFFIFFMLSGDNAVLDTVTYAAFVFMAFTGFPVLMGYVNQIVPNNISTTANGLVWGLGNTVGGGIGIAVMSIFLNLHFTLTSVMWIMIIFGVISAFFIPLIPGVKRSAELKSGSPL; encoded by the coding sequence ATGGAAAGCTCTATGAAGTTTGGAAGACCGGAGAGAATTAAAGCTTTAACATTTACTTCCTTAGGCCACTTTACAAATGACTTTAATATACTCCTGTTTTCTGTGTTGATCACGTATTACCATAGGTATTTTGGAATAAGCTTGGCTTTGCTTGGAGCAATAGCAATTATATATAACATAATAAGCGGATTCCTAAGTACTCCTATAGGGCGTTATGCAGACAAGACAAGGGCATACCGCGGTTTGATGATGCTAGGCATCTTTATACTTGGTGTTTCACTGTTTCTCTTCGGTTTTTCATTCCTTTCAGCTTCTTTCGTAATATGGATCATGCTGATAGCCGTAATATTTCTAGGCATAGGGCAAGCCTTTTATCATCCGCTAGGCGGTTCCATACTTAACGTTACTTATGGAGAAAGAGCAGCATCAGCTTTAGGAATAAATGGGGCGTTTGGAAGTATAGGTAGATCAGCTTTGCCTGTCATATTGGTACCGCTCATACTGCTTGTTGGTAAGGCTTATGCTCTCTTCGTAGCAGGCACATACATGTTTGTTGCAGGAGTCGTTATATATGCTGGCCTGTCTTTTCTTAAAAAGCGTGAAATACCTAACAGATCCAGAGAGGCAAGTTCTGCAGCAAACAAAGAAACCTACTTAAGGTACAGGGGAGTTCTTGCTATAATAGTTGCTATGATATTCATAAGGGCGATGTTTCTTACCGGTACTACCACTTACATATCACAATTTGTATTGGATCGCGTAAAATCTGAAATACTGATGAGTTATATTCTTACGATAAGTTTTCTTACTGCTGTTATAGGGCAGCCGGTATTCGGGAGGCTAACTGAAAAATACGGAGGTAAGTGGTCGATATCAATTACAACGATATTATCAACGTTGTTCTTCATATTCTTTATGCTTTCTGGGGACAATGCAGTTCTAGATACTGTGACTTATGCAGCATTCGTTTTTATGGCTTTCACTGGATTTCCAGTATTAATGGGGTATGTAAACCAGATAGTCCCAAATAACATAAGCACGACTGCCAACGGACTCGTATGGGGTCTCGGTAACACTGTAGGGGGCGGTATAGGCATCGCAGTAATGTCAATTTTCCTGAATCTGCATTTTACGTTGACAAGCGTTATGTGGATTATGATCATATTCGGCGTTATATCTGCATTCTTCATTCCACTAATACCCGGCGTGAAGAGGTCAGCGGAGCTTAAGAGTGGCTCTCCGTTATAA
- a CDS encoding 30S ribosomal protein S13 — protein sequence MGKASANNVKSDKEAAKPAAKKDENKDFQYIVRIANKDLNGERPIPLALSDLKGIGLRLGYAIAERLNLQPTKKIGELKEDEIEKLKEYVENKEYDLPDWLLNHRREPVTGKNLNLVTTDLDVQVQEDINLMKKIRSYKGIRHEKGKKVRGQRTRSNGRRGLSIGVVRKKE from the coding sequence ATGGGAAAGGCATCAGCAAACAATGTTAAAAGTGATAAGGAGGCTGCTAAGCCTGCAGCTAAAAAAGATGAAAACAAAGATTTCCAATACATAGTCAGGATAGCCAACAAGGACCTGAATGGAGAACGCCCAATTCCTCTTGCCCTTTCGGATCTGAAGGGGATAGGTCTCAGGCTGGGCTACGCGATAGCGGAAAGGTTAAACCTTCAGCCGACCAAGAAAATAGGGGAACTGAAGGAGGATGAAATAGAGAAACTGAAGGAGTATGTGGAAAACAAGGAGTACGATCTTCCGGACTGGCTTCTGAATCACCGCAGGGAGCCTGTAACTGGCAAGAATCTTAACCTTGTAACCACTGATCTGGATGTACAGGTTCAGGAAGATATAAACCTGATGAAGAAGATACGGTCTTACAAGGGAATACGTCACGAAAAAGGTAAAAAGGTCAGGGGTCAAAGGACGCGCTCCAACGGCAGGAGAGGCTTAAGCATTGGTGTAGTGAGGAAGAAAGAGTAA
- a CDS encoding 30S ribosomal protein S4, producing MGDPKFHHKKYSTPRHPWEKDRIDEENKILVKYGLKNKREIWRSEAMLSSIRSQARYLRARLRASDANAQKQLERMIKRLSRYKILSDKATLDDVLSLTVENILDRRLQTIVFKKNLALSEKQARQLITHGHITVNGRRVTVPGMLVEAQYEDTIAYYENSPIANELHPIRQALLSPAERVKEEAEKEAAASEDGGEQDE from the coding sequence ATGGGAGACCCAAAATTCCACCACAAGAAATATTCTACTCCAAGGCATCCTTGGGAGAAGGACAGGATAGATGAAGAGAATAAGATACTGGTAAAGTACGGCTTGAAAAACAAAAGAGAAATTTGGAGGAGCGAGGCCATGCTATCCTCCATAAGGTCGCAAGCAAGATACCTGAGAGCTAGGCTCAGAGCAAGCGATGCCAATGCGCAGAAGCAGCTTGAAAGGATGATAAAAAGGTTAAGCCGATATAAGATTTTGTCAGATAAAGCCACTTTAGATGACGTACTGTCGCTTACAGTGGAGAACATATTAGATCGCAGGCTTCAGACCATTGTTTTTAAGAAAAATTTAGCTTTAAGTGAGAAACAGGCGAGGCAGCTTATAACTCATGGGCATATTACGGTCAATGGTAGGAGGGTAACTGTTCCAGGTATGCTTGTAGAGGCCCAGTATGAAGATACGATAGCATACTATGAGAACTCCCCTATTGCTAACGAACTGCATCCAATAAGGCAGGCTCTTTTGTCTCCAGCTGAGAGGGTGAAGGAGGAAGCGGAAAAGGAAGCCGCTGCAAGCGAAGATGGAGGTGAACAGGATGAATAA
- a CDS encoding 30S ribosomal protein S11: protein MNKTGIAHIYASQNNTIIHVTDPTGAETIAMVSGGMVVKNDRDQASPYAAMKAADMVSETLKEHEITDLIIKVRAPGGNKSKIPGPGAQAAIRALSRAGLKIVRIEEVTPIPHDGTKKKGGKRGRRV, encoded by the coding sequence ATGAATAAAACGGGAATTGCACATATATACGCATCACAGAATAATACAATAATACACGTGACTGATCCAACTGGCGCTGAGACAATAGCAATGGTATCTGGCGGCATGGTTGTAAAAAACGATAGGGATCAGGCTAGCCCTTACGCTGCCATGAAGGCTGCCGATATGGTATCCGAGACTTTAAAAGAGCATGAAATAACTGATCTGATCATAAAGGTAAGAGCTCCAGGAGGCAATAAATCTAAAATCCCCGGCCCAGGTGCTCAAGCAGCAATAAGGGCCCTTTCGAGGGCAGGCCTGAAGATAGTAAGGATTGAAGAGGTAACTCCTATTCCACACGATGGAACTAAGAAGAAGGGTGGAAAGAGAGGGAGAAGGGTTTAG
- a CDS encoding DNA-directed RNA polymerase subunit D, producing MEVKIFKLSDKYMSFEIDGITPSQANALRRTLINDIPKLAIENVTFHHGEIRDAEGNVYDSSLPLFDEMVAHRLGLIPLKTDLSLNFRDQCSCGGKGCSLCTVTYSINKIGPASVMSGDIQAISHPDLVPVDPDIPIVKLGAKQAILITAEAILGTAKEHAKWQVTSGVAYKYHREFEVNKKLFEDWAKIKERCPKSVLSEDENTIVFTDDYGCNDLSILFESDGVQIKEDDSRFIFHFETDGSLTAEETLSYALNRLMDRWGILVESLSE from the coding sequence ATGGAAGTTAAAATATTCAAGCTTTCAGATAAATATATGAGTTTCGAGATCGATGGTATTACACCATCCCAAGCAAACGCCTTGAGAAGAACGCTTATAAATGATATACCTAAGCTTGCAATAGAGAATGTAACTTTCCACCACGGCGAGATTAGGGATGCTGAGGGCAATGTGTATGACTCATCATTACCCCTCTTCGATGAAATGGTTGCTCATCGCCTTGGCTTGATACCACTTAAGACTGATCTTTCATTGAATTTCAGGGATCAATGTAGCTGTGGCGGCAAAGGTTGTTCTCTATGTACTGTAACGTATTCCATAAACAAGATTGGGCCGGCTTCAGTCATGTCAGGGGATATACAGGCTATAAGCCATCCGGATCTTGTTCCGGTAGACCCCGATATACCTATAGTTAAGCTAGGGGCAAAGCAAGCTATACTCATAACCGCAGAGGCGATCCTCGGAACCGCAAAAGAACATGCCAAATGGCAGGTAACGTCTGGTGTAGCGTACAAGTACCATAGAGAATTTGAAGTTAATAAGAAATTATTCGAGGACTGGGCGAAGATCAAAGAACGCTGTCCGAAGTCAGTGCTATCAGAGGATGAAAATACGATAGTGTTCACAGATGATTACGGCTGCAACGATTTGTCGATTCTCTTCGAGAGCGATGGCGTACAGATTAAGGAAGACGATTCTAGATTCATATTCCATTTTGAGACAGATGGTTCTCTTACTGCTGAAGAGACGCTCTCTTACGCGTTAAACAGGCTGATGGATCGTTGGGGCATACTAGTCGAAAGTCTATCAGAGTGA
- a CDS encoding molybdopterin molybdotransferase MoeA, whose translation MEFKTLKKYSEALLAGSKLNLNVRMKEVRSDISAGMYSAIPILSPSDFPQYDRSAVDGFAVRYEDVLSAGLNNPISLKLVGSIHVGDANNIRIGKNQCAEIFTGAEVPEGADAVVMQEDAEIEGEYVAIFRKVKKFQNIGRKGEDLKTGDKIIDRGQRIMPWHIPAFIETGIEKVNVFDLKIGVLSTGDEIVSGKVKNASAPMLQSLIVRDGFNSVFLGNVEDNVEKISNVIRSFEGDLLIVTGGSGPSSTDLMDSILQNLGQIIFHGIRMKPGRTTGLALVNDKPIFTISGLPVAALIAYENVIRPLIFNWLSIKETRPNIVKGELTRSIFNNEAMKMFVRVRLSNKDGKIYVDPLRTTGSGIINSVINADGYLIIDENVEGYQEGQLVEVKLIG comes from the coding sequence ATGGAGTTCAAAACTTTGAAGAAGTATAGCGAGGCCCTTTTGGCTGGTTCAAAATTAAATTTAAATGTACGCATGAAAGAGGTAAGATCGGATATATCTGCAGGTATGTATTCTGCGATCCCAATCTTGAGCCCTTCAGATTTTCCTCAATACGATAGAAGTGCTGTGGACGGTTTCGCAGTAAGGTACGAAGATGTGTTAAGTGCCGGCTTGAACAATCCAATTTCATTAAAACTTGTAGGAAGTATCCACGTTGGGGATGCAAATAATATACGGATAGGAAAGAACCAATGCGCTGAAATATTTACAGGTGCAGAGGTACCTGAAGGTGCGGATGCAGTTGTTATGCAGGAAGACGCGGAGATAGAAGGTGAATATGTTGCTATATTTCGCAAAGTGAAAAAATTTCAAAATATAGGACGCAAGGGAGAAGATCTAAAGACAGGCGATAAGATCATAGACAGAGGCCAAAGAATAATGCCATGGCATATCCCAGCGTTTATAGAGACCGGAATAGAAAAGGTTAATGTATTCGATTTGAAAATTGGAGTTCTATCAACGGGAGACGAGATAGTTTCAGGTAAAGTCAAGAACGCAAGCGCTCCAATGCTTCAAAGCCTAATTGTTCGAGATGGGTTTAATTCTGTCTTCCTGGGAAACGTCGAAGACAATGTAGAGAAAATTAGCAACGTAATTCGATCCTTTGAGGGGGATTTGTTAATCGTTACTGGCGGATCAGGCCCGAGTTCAACAGATCTAATGGATAGTATTCTCCAAAATCTTGGCCAGATCATATTTCATGGGATCAGAATGAAGCCTGGGCGGACGACAGGGCTTGCTTTAGTTAATGATAAGCCTATCTTCACTATATCTGGTCTCCCTGTTGCGGCCTTGATAGCCTATGAAAACGTGATTCGACCGCTCATATTCAACTGGCTTTCCATAAAGGAAACGAGGCCTAACATCGTTAAGGGGGAACTTACAAGATCTATATTCAACAATGAAGCCATGAAGATGTTTGTAAGGGTTAGGCTATCCAACAAAGATGGGAAAATCTATGTTGACCCGCTGAGGACAACTGGTTCTGGCATAATCAATTCGGTAATAAATGCAGACGGCTATCTGATTATTGATGAAAACGTTGAAGGCTATCAAGAGGGGCAATTGGTAGAAGTTAAATTAATTGGGTGA
- a CDS encoding molybdopterin biosynthesis protein has translation MKIFHKLVSSDEAKEIISQEISKRIVFEDRKISDSAGYVSAEDVFSKYDIPPFDRSEVDGYAVFHSDVEGSEEDNPHRLKLIGSVAAGDRSAPSLGTGSCVYVATGAIIPRGADAVVMVEDTRASGQTVEVFRSVYPGENISYSGTDISLGDLILKAGTRISPEAIGALAAAGIDRVKVYKKMKIAILSTGNEVIEPGNELKYGEIFDTNSNYFVAKLATTGLIDPEFIGIARDNEDELSKLVNDGLKKYDAIMASGSTSAGFYDMLYKIVEELGGEILFHGINIKPGKPTFFGLISGHPFFGMPGFPLSSAVVLNYIVIPGFLSAYGIEHDNSIEVKVPFRINAEKLQETIYPAVLTKKGYGFPIMGNSGSISRMLYADGLMVIPGDEKYVSRDEKVKFYKFDVPQAKIICIGSSDPLLDEVILETDKSAKIVNVGAWGGISAIKAGEADVSGIHILKNGVYNISVYDNDLRNVSYLVRGYLRNRGFVSKTGVSSFQEILDKGMVFVNRNKGSGTRDLIEELIGNNESIRKNMKGYLWETNTEAGVARAVEQGRADAGITLEYYAIKLGLKYTHINKENYDILISKEFYDSEYGQAFIKNLKGLKDRIKNYPGYSVPDDIGEIIS, from the coding sequence ATGAAGATATTCCACAAGCTGGTATCGTCTGATGAAGCTAAAGAGATAATATCGCAAGAAATATCGAAGAGGATAGTATTTGAGGACAGAAAAATTTCAGATTCGGCTGGTTATGTAAGCGCAGAGGATGTCTTTTCAAAATATGACATACCTCCGTTTGACAGATCGGAAGTGGATGGTTATGCCGTATTTCATTCTGATGTAGAGGGATCAGAAGAAGACAATCCGCATCGTCTTAAACTAATTGGAAGCGTCGCTGCGGGAGACAGAAGTGCGCCATCACTGGGAACTGGAAGCTGTGTTTATGTTGCTACAGGAGCAATAATACCTAGGGGCGCAGATGCCGTAGTTATGGTAGAGGATACAAGGGCATCTGGCCAAACAGTAGAGGTATTTAGATCGGTTTATCCAGGTGAGAACATATCATACTCTGGTACAGACATATCGCTTGGTGATCTCATCCTCAAGGCTGGTACAAGGATATCCCCAGAAGCGATTGGTGCGCTTGCTGCAGCCGGAATTGATCGGGTTAAAGTCTATAAAAAAATGAAGATCGCTATACTATCCACTGGAAATGAAGTTATAGAACCTGGAAATGAATTAAAGTATGGTGAAATATTCGACACTAACAGCAATTACTTTGTGGCAAAATTAGCTACGACAGGCCTAATCGATCCAGAGTTTATTGGTATAGCTAGGGATAATGAAGATGAGTTATCCAAACTTGTTAATGACGGACTAAAAAAATACGATGCAATAATGGCCTCAGGGTCTACCAGCGCGGGCTTTTATGATATGCTTTACAAAATAGTAGAAGAACTGGGTGGAGAGATACTGTTCCATGGGATAAACATAAAGCCAGGAAAGCCAACGTTCTTCGGGCTCATATCCGGGCATCCGTTTTTTGGTATGCCAGGATTTCCGCTTTCATCAGCAGTGGTACTAAATTATATAGTTATTCCTGGATTTTTAAGTGCTTATGGCATTGAACACGATAACAGTATTGAGGTCAAGGTTCCATTCAGGATCAACGCAGAAAAATTACAAGAAACAATATATCCTGCCGTGTTGACAAAAAAGGGTTACGGTTTTCCTATAATGGGTAATTCAGGCTCTATTAGTAGGATGTTATACGCTGACGGACTGATGGTAATCCCAGGAGATGAAAAATACGTTTCTCGGGATGAAAAGGTCAAATTTTACAAATTCGATGTACCACAGGCCAAGATAATATGCATTGGAAGCAGCGATCCGTTGCTGGATGAAGTCATATTGGAAACTGATAAAAGCGCGAAGATAGTAAATGTTGGAGCATGGGGTGGAATCTCAGCAATAAAGGCAGGTGAAGCTGACGTATCAGGTATACATATCCTTAAAAATGGCGTCTATAACATATCTGTTTATGACAACGATCTAAGGAATGTGAGTTATCTAGTAAGAGGTTACTTGAGGAATCGTGGCTTTGTATCGAAAACTGGAGTATCCAGTTTTCAGGAGATATTGGATAAAGGAATGGTGTTTGTAAATAGGAATAAAGGATCTGGCACAAGGGATCTCATAGAGGAGCTTATAGGCAACAACGAAAGTATAAGAAAAAATATGAAAGGGTATCTCTGGGAGACAAACACCGAAGCTGGTGTTGCCAGAGCAGTAGAACAAGGACGGGCGGATGCTGGCATAACGCTTGAGTACTACGCTATCAAACTTGGTTTAAAGTATACCCATATAAACAAAGAAAACTACGATATCCTTATCTCAAAGGAGTTCTATGACAGCGAGTACGGTCAGGCTTTCATAAAGAACCTTAAAGGGCTAAAAGACCGAATTAAGAACTATCCTGGTTATAGTGTCCCAGACGACATAGGCGAAATAATCTCTTAA
- a CDS encoding NAD-dependent epimerase/dehydratase family protein has protein sequence MAQSEISKREKGRALITVANNVAGFNLWKRLVEEGYDVDAILPSEDKYNLLLSELVSRKNKKYDFIVNTVDRHDYAVVTNKMLKWLYPTEKIIFISSDLVYEPRPGKKKENDNAYPPTMEGKYFLEAESALDVNSDLVLRVGLVTGRCVPNILTNTINLSRANMSIDLSGAVVRNFISNADLSEYIIRLLDKNGIYNASAKSMTPRDFALELCAKINVNCKLRRTTDDKVFDYSMDTTKIELTTGYYTKDIFANISSGLYLLG, from the coding sequence ATGGCCCAGTCAGAAATTTCAAAAAGAGAAAAGGGTAGAGCCCTAATCACTGTTGCAAATAATGTAGCTGGCTTCAACTTATGGAAGAGGCTAGTTGAAGAGGGGTATGATGTTGATGCTATCCTCCCCAGCGAAGATAAGTATAATCTCCTCCTCTCCGAATTAGTATCACGCAAAAATAAAAAATACGATTTCATAGTTAACACCGTAGACAGGCACGATTATGCAGTAGTAACCAACAAAATGCTGAAATGGCTCTATCCAACAGAAAAGATCATATTCATATCCAGCGATCTGGTTTATGAGCCAAGGCCAGGAAAGAAGAAGGAGAACGATAATGCGTATCCGCCAACAATGGAAGGAAAGTACTTTCTAGAGGCGGAATCGGCGCTGGATGTAAATTCGGACTTAGTATTGAGGGTGGGGCTCGTCACTGGAAGATGTGTCCCTAACATACTTACTAACACCATTAATCTTTCAAGGGCAAACATGAGCATAGACCTCAGCGGCGCAGTTGTGAGGAATTTTATAAGCAATGCAGATCTATCGGAATACATCATACGGTTACTCGATAAAAACGGGATATACAATGCCTCAGCAAAGTCGATGACACCAAGAGACTTCGCACTTGAGCTGTGCGCAAAGATAAACGTCAATTGTAAACTAAGGAGAACTACTGATGACAAAGTATTCGATTATTCCATGGATACAACGAAAATAGAATTGACTACAGGCTATTACACAAAGGACATATTTGCAAATATTTCTTCCGGCCTATACTTGCTGGGATAA
- a CDS encoding MoaD/ThiS family protein: protein MGIIQGDVLDLKVRVRYFAYFKEKVGKDEEYFELSPGSNVGTLINEVMKKYKNIFNPKDTLIAVNYKYVDQNYNIAEGDTVAIMPHVSGG, encoded by the coding sequence ATGGGAATAATACAGGGGGATGTGTTGGACTTGAAAGTAAGAGTTAGGTATTTTGCATATTTTAAAGAAAAAGTTGGCAAGGATGAAGAGTACTTCGAACTTTCACCGGGGTCCAATGTTGGTACATTGATTAATGAAGTTATGAAGAAATACAAGAATATATTCAATCCAAAGGATACGTTGATAGCTGTTAACTACAAGTACGTCGATCAGAATTACAATATCGCAGAAGGGGATACGGTCGCGATAATGCCTCATGTTTCTGGAGGTTAA